In a genomic window of Deltaproteobacteria bacterium:
- a CDS encoding VWA domain-containing protein, with the protein MDLSGSMGHAWGAAAGKSKADAVADTVNRTLQNLVIRCAKGNGEQEEVRNYFEVVACGYRTDNAGNAVVGPILGGALQGRDVVPIAEIAANPVRVEDRMRKVPDGAGGLVEQNFRMPVWVDPTANGGTPMVASMGWLHGRVSEWVRAKPTSFPPVIMHITDGESTDGDPRPAAEQLKQVRTNDGNALLFNIHLSSGAGVPILFPSNRDLLPDEFSKQLFDMSSPLPQSMRQQLMDAGYGIDEHARGFVYNSDLVELIKFFDIGTRPANLR; encoded by the coding sequence ATGGACCTCTCGGGCTCGATGGGGCACGCCTGGGGTGCTGCAGCGGGCAAGAGCAAGGCCGACGCGGTGGCCGACACCGTGAACCGCACGCTGCAGAACCTGGTCATCCGCTGCGCCAAGGGGAACGGCGAGCAGGAGGAGGTGCGCAACTACTTCGAGGTCGTGGCGTGCGGCTACCGGACGGACAACGCCGGCAACGCGGTGGTGGGGCCGATCCTCGGCGGCGCGCTCCAGGGGCGCGACGTGGTGCCGATCGCCGAGATCGCGGCCAACCCGGTGCGCGTCGAGGACCGCATGCGCAAGGTGCCCGACGGGGCGGGTGGCCTGGTCGAGCAGAACTTCCGCATGCCGGTGTGGGTGGACCCGACGGCCAACGGCGGCACCCCGATGGTGGCCTCGATGGGGTGGCTGCACGGACGCGTTTCCGAGTGGGTGCGAGCCAAGCCGACCTCCTTCCCGCCCGTGATCATGCACATCACCGACGGCGAATCGACCGACGGCGACCCGCGACCGGCAGCCGAGCAGCTCAAGCAGGTGCGGACCAACGACGGCAACGCGCTGCTCTTCAATATCCACCTCTCGAGCGGCGCGGGCGTGCCGATCCTCTTCCCCTCGAACCGCGACCTCTTGCCCGACGAGTTCTCGAAGCAGCTCTTCGACATGTCGAGTCCTCTGCCTCAGAGCATGCGGCAGCAGCTGATGGACGCCGGCTACGGCATCGACGAGCACGCGCGCGGCTTCGTCTACAACTCGGACCTCGTCGAGCTGATCAAATTCTTCGACATCGGCACGCGCCCGGCAAATCTCCGCTAG
- a CDS encoding phosphoesterase produces the protein MTTLQILYHGHCFDGAVSAALFTRFYRLQVDAAAAISYRPMAHGQGDPYGPDHDRTFSADENVVVDFRYSPSSRLTWFCDHHESAFLSPADREAYLAAPSPRKCFDPTAPSCAGLLARFLAERHGFDARAVADHVRWADLIDAARFESPAQAVELAEPALQLMALLESGPSDALVNALIEGLSEGSIAEVHRRREVQEALLPVLLAQRETLDLVRARLELDGGVAYFDLSEDGVTGFNKFIPYYLHPETRYTVGLTAGARRAKVSVGSNPWRRPEPLTNLAELCGRYGGGGHPVVAGISFAPEERARARQAALEIAATLRETRR, from the coding sequence ATGACCACGCTCCAGATCCTCTACCACGGGCACTGTTTCGACGGCGCCGTCTCCGCGGCGCTCTTCACGCGCTTCTACCGGCTGCAGGTCGATGCCGCCGCGGCGATCTCGTACCGACCGATGGCGCACGGTCAGGGAGACCCCTACGGTCCGGATCACGACCGGACCTTCTCGGCGGACGAGAACGTGGTGGTGGACTTCCGCTACTCGCCCTCCTCTCGTCTGACTTGGTTCTGCGACCACCACGAGAGCGCGTTTCTGTCGCCCGCCGACCGCGAGGCCTACCTGGCCGCGCCCTCGCCGAGGAAGTGCTTCGATCCGACCGCGCCTTCGTGCGCCGGGCTCCTCGCGCGGTTTCTCGCCGAGCGCCACGGCTTCGACGCGCGGGCGGTGGCCGACCACGTTCGCTGGGCCGACCTCATCGACGCCGCGCGCTTCGAGAGCCCCGCGCAGGCGGTCGAGCTGGCCGAGCCCGCGCTTCAGCTGATGGCGCTCCTCGAGTCGGGACCCTCGGACGCTCTGGTGAACGCACTCATTGAGGGACTCTCCGAGGGGTCGATTGCCGAGGTGCACCGTCGGCGCGAGGTCCAGGAGGCGCTCCTGCCGGTGCTACTCGCTCAGCGTGAGACGCTCGACCTCGTGCGGGCGCGGCTCGAGCTGGACGGAGGCGTGGCCTACTTCGACCTGAGCGAGGACGGCGTGACCGGCTTCAACAAGTTCATTCCCTATTACTTGCACCCGGAGACGCGCTACACGGTGGGCCTGACCGCGGGCGCGCGCCGGGCCAAGGTGTCGGTGGGGAGCAATCCCTGGAGGCGTCCCGAGCCTCTGACCAATCTGGCCGAGCTCTGCGGTCGCTACGGCGGAGGTGGGCACCCCGTGGTTGCGGGGATCTCCTTTGCTCCCGAGGAGCGAGCCCGCGCGCGTCAGGCGGCGCTGGAGATCGCGGCGACGCTCCGCGAAACCAGGCGCTGA
- the nosZ gene encoding Sec-dependent nitrous-oxide reductase, producing the protein MRAPRNHTFRVVVAALLLPAAGALAGCACGDQKGGTDPGKAGAGGAASITDLMKARGLTEADVSAALKTYTPTGKKDEYMIFASGGHGGNVIVIGVPSMRILKYIGVFTPEPWQGYGYGDTASEEVLKGGMRAGHKITWGDMHHPALSEMNGDYDGKFLFVNDKANPRVAVVNLEDFTTVQMVASELTQSDHGATFVTPNTDYVIETSQYPAPLGGGYAPVEQFKEKYRGAAIFWKFDRTKGRIDPAASWAIELPPYMQDLADSGKKVSDGYCFINSVNTEMATGGNLEGKPPLESGASQNDTDFLHVINWKKAEELVKAGKTKTIVGMRVLPLDVAAAEGVLHFVPEPKSPHGVDVSPSGEDIVVAGKLDTHGTVYSFEKIKKLITEKKYQGKDPFGVPILALKDAMRGQVEIGLGPLHTQFDNKGNAYTSVFLETTVTKWSLKELKVIQKVKTHYNIGHLVAAEGDTVDPDGKYLVAMNKWAIDRFAKVGPLLPQNFQLIDIDAPKMQLLYDMPIPQGEPHYAQMIKMDKLKPIEIYPPGTEPISGKKSPNAVEPKKERVERKSDGVHVYMTAIRSHFTPDTVKVKQGDKVHIHLTNLEQAYDATHGFTIGSYNVHASIEPGEHVDISFVADKSGVFPLYCTEFCSALHLEMAGYFLVEPK; encoded by the coding sequence ATGAGAGCGCCTCGTAATCACACCTTCCGAGTCGTCGTCGCAGCGCTATTGCTGCCCGCCGCAGGGGCCCTCGCGGGCTGCGCCTGCGGGGACCAAAAAGGGGGAACGGATCCGGGTAAGGCGGGAGCCGGCGGTGCCGCGAGCATCACGGATCTGATGAAGGCGCGCGGCCTGACCGAGGCGGACGTCTCGGCCGCGCTCAAGACGTACACACCCACCGGCAAGAAAGACGAGTACATGATCTTCGCCTCCGGCGGTCACGGCGGGAACGTGATCGTCATCGGCGTGCCGTCGATGCGCATCCTCAAGTACATCGGCGTCTTCACGCCAGAGCCCTGGCAGGGCTACGGCTACGGGGACACGGCCAGCGAAGAGGTCCTCAAGGGCGGAATGCGCGCCGGTCACAAGATCACCTGGGGTGACATGCACCACCCGGCGCTCTCGGAGATGAACGGCGACTACGACGGCAAGTTCCTCTTCGTGAACGACAAGGCCAACCCGCGGGTGGCCGTGGTCAACCTCGAGGACTTCACGACGGTGCAGATGGTGGCTTCCGAGCTCACCCAGTCCGATCACGGCGCCACCTTCGTCACGCCGAACACCGACTACGTGATCGAGACCTCCCAGTACCCGGCCCCGCTCGGCGGCGGCTACGCGCCCGTGGAGCAGTTCAAGGAGAAGTACCGGGGAGCGGCGATCTTCTGGAAGTTCGACCGCACCAAGGGCCGCATCGACCCGGCCGCCTCGTGGGCCATCGAGCTGCCCCCGTACATGCAGGACCTGGCCGACTCCGGGAAGAAGGTCTCCGACGGCTACTGCTTCATCAACTCCGTCAACACGGAGATGGCGACGGGCGGAAATCTCGAGGGCAAGCCCCCGCTCGAGTCCGGCGCCTCGCAGAACGACACCGACTTCCTGCACGTCATCAACTGGAAGAAGGCCGAGGAGCTCGTGAAGGCTGGCAAGACCAAGACCATCGTCGGTATGAGGGTCCTGCCGCTCGACGTGGCGGCGGCGGAAGGCGTCCTGCACTTCGTTCCCGAGCCCAAGAGCCCGCACGGCGTGGACGTCTCCCCGTCGGGTGAGGACATCGTGGTGGCCGGCAAGCTGGACACCCACGGCACGGTCTACAGCTTCGAGAAGATCAAGAAGCTCATCACCGAGAAGAAGTACCAGGGCAAGGACCCCTTCGGCGTGCCGATCCTGGCCCTGAAGGACGCCATGCGCGGGCAGGTGGAGATCGGGCTCGGTCCGCTTCACACCCAGTTCGACAACAAGGGCAACGCCTACACCTCCGTCTTCCTCGAGACCACCGTCACGAAGTGGAGCCTGAAGGAGCTGAAGGTGATCCAGAAGGTCAAGACCCACTACAACATCGGCCACCTCGTGGCGGCCGAGGGCGACACCGTGGACCCCGACGGCAAGTACCTCGTGGCGATGAACAAGTGGGCCATCGACCGCTTCGCGAAGGTGGGGCCGCTCCTGCCGCAGAACTTCCAGCTCATCGACATCGACGCGCCGAAGATGCAGCTTCTCTACGACATGCCGATTCCGCAGGGTGAGCCGCACTACGCGCAGATGATCAAGATGGACAAGCTCAAGCCGATCGAGATCTATCCCCCGGGGACGGAGCCCATCTCCGGCAAGAAGTCCCCGAACGCGGTGGAGCCGAAGAAGGAGCGGGTCGAGCGCAAATCCGACGGCGTTCACGTCTATATGACGGCGATCCGTAGCCATTTCACCCCCGACACCGTAAAGGTGAAGCAGGGGGACAAGGTGCACATCCACCTGACCAACCTCGAGCAGGCGTATGACGCGACCCACGGCTTCACCATCGGCTCCTACAACGTTCACGCCTCGATCGAGCCGGGCGAACACGTGGACATCAGCTTCGTGGCCGACAAGTCGGGCGTCTTCCCGCTCTACTGCACCGAGTTCTGCTCGGCCCTGCACCTGGAGATGGCGGGCTACTTCCTCGTGGAGCCCAAGTAG
- the nosD gene encoding nitrous oxide reductase family maturation protein NosD, with product MQLPLLSLVVLGAGSLLPFAGCHAQAAGEDSHGVGQFRVVPPPARPSSCTAVAAGTPLQPLLARLPAGAALCLADGQYRGPLRITRPVTLWGKRGAVIRSDGIEGTTIAVRAAGSKLLGFTVDGSGPRYDRMDAAVLIEADDVLVHGLNVVNALFGLLAHKCNRAVLRGNEVSGSTEGPIGMRGDGIRLWEVRDSLIEGNAMRNSRDLVIWYAPRNRILGNLVTHSRYGTHFMYSHDCDVEDNRFVDNVVGIFVMYSRKMTLRRNVLARGTGAAGMGLGLKEGGNIVAEDNLIVGNTVGLYVDTSPLQKHEHNRYARNTFRFSDVAVMFHTDSTQNTFEENTFADNDVQVQPQGGGDARGVTWRRNRFDDYQGYDLDGDGYGDVPYRLQSLSNELVGQYPNLAFLRGSMAIGMIDAASRLMPLYQPKVILEDPRPRTGPVRRTCRAN from the coding sequence GTGCAGCTTCCGCTCCTCTCCCTCGTCGTTCTGGGGGCGGGGAGCCTCCTCCCCTTCGCCGGCTGCCACGCACAGGCGGCCGGCGAAGACTCTCACGGCGTGGGCCAGTTCCGCGTCGTTCCCCCGCCCGCGCGACCGTCGAGCTGTACGGCGGTCGCGGCGGGAACCCCGCTCCAGCCACTGCTCGCGCGACTCCCGGCGGGAGCCGCGCTCTGCCTGGCCGACGGGCAGTACCGCGGCCCCTTGCGCATCACCCGGCCGGTTACCCTCTGGGGCAAGCGAGGCGCGGTCATCCGCTCGGACGGCATCGAAGGCACGACCATCGCCGTGCGTGCCGCGGGCTCGAAGCTCCTCGGCTTCACCGTGGATGGGAGCGGCCCGCGCTACGACCGCATGGACGCTGCCGTGCTGATCGAGGCCGACGACGTGCTCGTGCACGGGCTGAACGTGGTCAACGCGCTCTTCGGCCTGCTCGCGCACAAGTGCAACCGCGCCGTCCTGCGCGGCAACGAGGTGTCGGGTAGCACCGAGGGCCCCATCGGCATGCGGGGGGACGGGATCCGGCTCTGGGAGGTGCGGGACTCGCTCATCGAAGGGAACGCGATGCGGAACAGCCGGGACCTCGTGATCTGGTACGCGCCCCGGAATCGCATCCTCGGCAACCTCGTGACCCACAGCCGCTACGGCACGCACTTCATGTACAGCCACGACTGCGACGTGGAGGACAACCGCTTCGTGGACAACGTGGTGGGCATCTTCGTCATGTACAGCCGCAAGATGACCCTGCGGCGGAACGTGCTCGCCCGGGGGACCGGCGCGGCAGGGATGGGCCTCGGGCTGAAGGAGGGCGGGAACATCGTGGCCGAGGACAACCTGATCGTCGGCAACACGGTGGGGCTGTACGTGGACACCTCGCCCCTGCAGAAGCACGAGCACAACCGATACGCGCGGAACACGTTTCGCTTCTCCGACGTCGCGGTGATGTTCCACACCGACTCGACGCAGAACACGTTCGAGGAGAACACCTTCGCCGACAACGACGTGCAGGTGCAGCCGCAGGGGGGCGGCGACGCGCGCGGCGTGACCTGGAGGAGAAACCGCTTCGACGACTACCAGGGCTATGACCTGGACGGCGACGGCTACGGAGACGTGCCCTATCGCCTGCAGAGCCTGTCGAACGAGCTCGTGGGCCAGTACCCGAACCTGGCCTTTCTGCGGGGCTCGATGGCGATCGGCATGATCGACGCCGCGAGCCGGCTCATGCCGCTCTACCAGCCGAAGGTGATTCTCGAAGATCCCAGGCCGCGGACGGGGCCCGTGCGGAGGACCTGCCGTGCGAATTGA
- a CDS encoding ABC transporter ATP-binding protein produces MRIEGKGLIKRFGRVEALKGVDLQVEAGQRVALIGPNGSGKSTMIRAVMGLLRCDEGELLLDGKRALKARAELAPRMAYVPQIAPQLRATVRDVVGATALVRGFDPVAVYEVAKELGLDVGPLRKRAFRDLSGGMKQKLLIALAFAAPVSLLILDEPTASLDPGSRLHFYTLYERVAAGTTVLLCSHRLEEIRHLVDHVAVLDNGWLAEQGPVERFLDVRARSLVEVQLRNGRQNDRHAERLAALGFRPAFSGWWVKDAARPEKMSLLATLHAELGEELLNLIVRDLETVDVPTGGSHDRSA; encoded by the coding sequence GTGCGAATTGAAGGGAAGGGGCTCATCAAGCGCTTCGGCCGCGTCGAGGCGCTGAAGGGGGTCGACCTGCAGGTCGAGGCCGGGCAACGCGTGGCGCTCATCGGCCCCAACGGGTCGGGCAAGTCGACCATGATCCGCGCGGTGATGGGGCTTTTGCGCTGCGATGAAGGGGAGCTCCTCCTCGACGGGAAGCGGGCCCTGAAGGCGCGCGCCGAGCTGGCGCCGCGCATGGCCTATGTGCCGCAGATCGCCCCGCAGCTTCGCGCCACCGTGCGGGACGTGGTGGGGGCCACCGCGCTCGTGCGGGGCTTCGACCCGGTCGCCGTCTACGAGGTGGCGAAGGAGCTCGGCCTCGACGTCGGGCCGCTGCGAAAGCGCGCCTTCCGGGACCTCTCGGGGGGGATGAAGCAGAAGCTCCTCATCGCGCTCGCCTTCGCGGCGCCGGTCTCGCTACTCATTTTGGACGAGCCCACGGCGAGTCTGGACCCGGGTTCGCGGCTGCACTTCTATACGCTCTACGAGCGGGTGGCGGCGGGGACCACCGTGCTGCTCTGCTCGCACCGCCTCGAGGAGATCCGGCACCTGGTCGACCACGTGGCGGTCCTCGACAACGGCTGGCTCGCCGAGCAGGGACCGGTAGAGCGCTTCCTGGACGTGCGGGCGCGCAGCCTGGTCGAGGTCCAGCTCCGGAACGGCCGCCAGAATGACCGCCACGCGGAGCGGCTCGCCGCGCTCGGCTTTCGTCCCGCCTTCTCGGGGTGGTGGGTCAAGGACGCGGCCCGCCCCGAGAAGATGTCGCTCCTGGCCACGCTGCACGCGGAGCTCGGCGAGGAGCTGCTGAACCTCATCGTCCGCGACCTCGAGACGGTGGACGTTCCCACCGGAGGGTCCCATGATCGATCGGCCTGA
- a CDS encoding ABC transporter permease, protein MDRTRRALFAVIRLELAEVLRSRWLLFCVAVYGILALVFVLVGLKESTVQGFTGTSRVLLSLSHALLVLLPLMALTATGQVVNHARDDGTLELLFSQPIGRGAYLAGVTLVRYAALVLPLGLLMFGVGLYGWIAYREAISAGFLARCLAVSATLLWAFAGLGVLVSTVVRNQAKAMIYLLLLWVGGVALLDFALSGLMLQWQVEPRLVFTLAALNPVQAARMALLSAVDPELSVLGPVGFYLANQVGATALLLLGLVWPLLVGWGAFGAALWRFRRGDVV, encoded by the coding sequence ATGGACCGCACCCGACGTGCTCTCTTCGCCGTGATCCGGCTCGAGTTGGCGGAGGTCCTGCGCTCGCGCTGGCTGCTCTTCTGCGTGGCAGTCTACGGCATCCTGGCGCTCGTCTTCGTGCTCGTGGGTCTCAAAGAGTCCACCGTTCAGGGCTTCACCGGCACGAGCCGCGTCCTGCTCTCGCTCTCGCACGCGCTGCTCGTGCTCCTGCCGCTCATGGCGCTCACGGCCACGGGACAGGTGGTGAACCACGCGCGCGACGACGGGACGCTCGAGCTCCTCTTCAGTCAGCCGATCGGGCGCGGGGCCTACCTCGCGGGCGTGACGCTCGTGCGCTACGCGGCCCTCGTGCTGCCGCTCGGCCTGCTCATGTTCGGGGTCGGGCTCTACGGCTGGATCGCCTATCGCGAGGCCATCTCGGCGGGTTTTCTGGCCCGCTGCCTCGCCGTGAGCGCGACCCTGCTCTGGGCCTTCGCCGGGCTCGGAGTGTTGGTCTCGACGGTGGTCCGCAACCAGGCCAAGGCCATGATCTACCTGCTGCTGCTCTGGGTGGGGGGCGTGGCGCTGCTCGACTTCGCGCTGTCGGGGCTGATGCTCCAGTGGCAGGTGGAGCCCCGGCTGGTCTTCACCCTGGCGGCCTTGAACCCGGTGCAGGCGGCGCGCATGGCGCTTCTCTCCGCGGTGGACCCGGAGCTCTCGGTGCTGGGTCCGGTCGGCTTCTACCTCGCAAATCAAGTTGGCGCGACGGCGCTGCTTCTGTTAGGTCTCGTCTGGCCCCTGCTCGTCGGGTGGGGGGCCTTTGGAGCCGCGCTCTGGCGGTTCCGTCGAGGGGACGTCGTCTAG